A stretch of Synechococcus sp. MIT S9220 DNA encodes these proteins:
- a CDS encoding glycoside hydrolase family 104 protein, translating into MTSLAFTACRCIPGAVASVVSLITILPAPAVRAALPALESSRSRLVMLEEDAETSALPYVITPERRAMLNTIRFAEGTWKGGHDLGYRVMFGGGLMPSMDRHPNRVIYSSRYASAAAGAYQFMPFTWDMVKRRLGVRGFGPEVQDQGALFLIQRRKALRLTDNGVMTPQLAALLAPEWASFPTLRGRSYYGQPVKRFTNLQGFFNVNLAQLRKIRDERRSALSAQSSTPTKVDASDCLGPAFSCK; encoded by the coding sequence ATGACTTCCCTTGCTTTCACCGCCTGTCGTTGCATTCCAGGCGCTGTTGCAAGTGTTGTTTCGCTGATCACCATTCTCCCGGCTCCTGCAGTTCGCGCAGCTCTTCCGGCCCTGGAAAGCTCCCGTTCCAGGTTGGTGATGCTCGAGGAGGATGCTGAAACTTCAGCTCTCCCCTACGTCATTACCCCTGAGCGTCGCGCGATGCTCAACACCATCCGCTTCGCTGAAGGCACCTGGAAGGGTGGTCACGATCTTGGCTATCGCGTCATGTTTGGTGGCGGTTTGATGCCATCGATGGATCGTCATCCAAACCGGGTGATCTATTCCTCTCGTTATGCAAGTGCTGCTGCTGGTGCTTACCAGTTCATGCCATTCACCTGGGACATGGTCAAACGCCGTCTAGGCGTTCGAGGGTTCGGCCCAGAAGTTCAGGATCAAGGCGCTCTATTTCTGATTCAACGTCGCAAAGCGCTTCGTCTGACTGACAACGGTGTGATGACACCTCAACTCGCGGCATTGTTGGCTCCTGAATGGGCATCGTTCCCCACCCTTCGCGGCAGAAGCTATTACGGACAACCTGTGAAGCGTTTCACCAATCTCCAGGGATTCTTCAACGTGAATCTTGCTCAATTGCGCAAGATTCGCGACGAGCGGCGTTCAGCTCTTTCTGCTCAGAGTTCCACTCCAACCAAGGTTGATGCCTCAGATTGCCTAGGTCCTGCATTTTCATGCAAATAG
- a CDS encoding TPM domain-containing protein has protein sequence MMRGLKALLSLSVLLLMVAAPAGAIDNPDLLPDHPTPVIDLAKALSQTQRQSLETSLDAFEQRSGWKLRVLTQYERTPGLAVKEFWGLDERSLLLVADPRGGNLLNFNVGDALFALMPRTWWVELQTRYGNQFYVKDHGEDGAILAALDAVELCLDRGGCQVVPGLPTEQWLWTLSTSILGGLIAGFAAYPRKEGELIAWGWLLLLSPLWVMLFGVFGVAPVVTRTSELLPLIRNGMGFMAGGIGAYLIAGATVGRKLNESSEEG, from the coding sequence ATGATGCGTGGCCTGAAGGCCCTGCTGAGCCTGTCGGTGCTGCTGCTGATGGTCGCAGCGCCTGCTGGAGCCATTGATAATCCCGATCTGCTCCCAGACCATCCGACCCCAGTGATCGATCTTGCGAAGGCCCTGAGCCAGACGCAGCGCCAGTCACTGGAAACATCTCTCGACGCCTTTGAGCAACGCAGCGGCTGGAAGCTGAGAGTGCTGACCCAATACGAGCGCACTCCAGGATTGGCAGTGAAGGAATTCTGGGGACTAGACGAACGCAGCCTGCTGCTGGTAGCGGATCCGCGTGGGGGCAATCTGCTCAACTTCAATGTGGGCGATGCCCTGTTTGCGCTGATGCCGCGCACTTGGTGGGTTGAACTGCAAACCCGCTACGGCAATCAGTTCTATGTGAAGGATCACGGAGAAGACGGCGCCATCCTGGCGGCACTGGATGCCGTTGAACTGTGCTTGGACCGTGGCGGATGCCAGGTTGTGCCAGGCCTGCCGACGGAACAGTGGCTCTGGACGCTCAGCACCTCAATCCTGGGTGGCCTGATTGCGGGATTCGCGGCCTATCCACGCAAAGAGGGTGAACTGATCGCTTGGGGCTGGCTTTTATTGCTGTCACCTCTTTGGGTGATGCTCTTTGGCGTGTTCGGAGTAGCACCCGTGGTCACACGCACCAGTGAACTACTGCCGTTGATCCGCAACGGAATGGGCTTCATGGCTGGAGGAATTGGTGCCTATCTGATCGCCGGAGCGACGGTCGGACGGAAATTGAACGAATCCAGCGAAGAGGGCTGA
- a CDS encoding class I SAM-dependent methyltransferase produces the protein MKAFDVPCPEWLRERLQQHGQRVPFSTFMDWALHDPDHGAYGSGQLHVGTSGDFVTSPSLGEDFSGLLIHQLIEWLELLAVRHPEGRLSIVDVGPGEGDLIAQLIPLLQASAAEWLPRLECVLVEINPGMQQRQRARLESVGQIPCRWVGLQELAAEPVNGIMLAHELLDALPVERLILRGGSLRRQMVTLEAFDGSEPLLRWDEDPLPPLLEAQIQKQADRDALELPPRGALDGWATEWHHSIAPWMQQAYAAMSDGMLLVVDYTLESSRYYAPRRSDGTLLAYKGQQASTDVLRDAGSQDITAHLCLESVVGAASEAGWLFAGQCRQGEALLALGLAERLTALQQMPADQLAEALRRREALLRLVDPSCLGELRWFAFLRNTPTAADNGLLDSRFLREPIPLESS, from the coding sequence ATGAAGGCCTTTGATGTGCCCTGCCCCGAATGGCTGCGGGAGCGATTGCAGCAGCATGGCCAGCGGGTGCCCTTCTCCACCTTCATGGATTGGGCCCTGCATGACCCTGATCACGGCGCCTATGGCAGTGGTCAACTGCATGTGGGCACGTCTGGCGATTTCGTTACTTCTCCATCCCTCGGTGAGGATTTCTCAGGCCTGTTGATTCATCAGCTGATCGAATGGCTGGAGTTGCTGGCCGTTCGCCATCCGGAAGGCCGGCTTTCGATCGTGGATGTGGGGCCAGGGGAGGGGGATCTCATCGCTCAGTTGATCCCCCTTCTTCAAGCTTCTGCAGCTGAATGGCTGCCGCGTCTGGAGTGTGTTCTTGTCGAAATCAACCCCGGGATGCAGCAGCGCCAGAGAGCGCGGCTCGAGTCAGTGGGCCAGATTCCCTGCCGCTGGGTTGGGTTGCAGGAGCTCGCCGCTGAACCGGTCAACGGCATCATGCTTGCCCATGAGTTGCTTGATGCTCTGCCGGTCGAGCGCCTCATCCTGAGGGGAGGCTCCCTTCGGCGGCAGATGGTCACTCTTGAGGCCTTTGATGGATCTGAGCCCCTGCTCCGATGGGATGAGGATCCTTTGCCTCCACTGCTGGAGGCTCAGATCCAAAAGCAGGCGGATCGTGATGCCTTGGAGCTTCCGCCAAGGGGGGCGTTGGATGGATGGGCCACGGAATGGCATCACTCCATTGCTCCTTGGATGCAGCAGGCATATGCAGCTATGAGCGATGGCATGTTGCTGGTGGTCGATTACACCTTGGAGTCAAGCCGCTATTACGCTCCGCGCCGGAGCGATGGAACCCTGCTCGCCTACAAAGGCCAACAGGCTTCAACGGATGTTTTGCGTGATGCGGGTTCTCAAGACATCACTGCCCATCTATGCCTGGAATCCGTTGTGGGTGCGGCCTCCGAGGCAGGCTGGTTGTTTGCCGGACAGTGCCGTCAAGGAGAAGCATTGCTTGCCTTGGGTCTGGCAGAGCGACTGACCGCATTGCAGCAAATGCCCGCTGATCAGTTAGCGGAAGCACTGCGTCGACGGGAAGCCCTGCTGAGACTTGTCGACCCCAGTTGTCTTGGTGAGCTGCGTTGGTTCGCCTTTCTTCGCAACACGCCAACTGCAGCGGACAACGGACTTCTCGACAGTCGTTTCCTGCGGGAACCGATTCCGCTTGAATCGAGCTGA
- the aroB gene encoding 3-dehydroquinate synthase, protein MSTVQAADLQERTTITVSLERNPYDVIIGRSMVKDIGSALADLPIRSGTKILVVSNPDVARPYGDSCLSGLRAAGFNPVLLEIDAGEERKTLQTLSLILDKAQREGLERTSLMLALGGGVVGDMTGFAAACWLRGIGIVQVPTTLLSMVDASIGGKTGVNHPKGKNLIGAFHQPRLVVIDPLTLNTLPVREFRAGMAEVIKYGVIGDPDLFSRLEEASDLSNPAAMDPTLLHDILVLSAEAKAAVVADDEREGGQRAILNYGHTFGHVVETLTGYGTWLHGEAVAIGMAAVGRLAVQKGLWSEADQQRQLKLIEKAGLPVAWPSLDRQAALRTLQGDKKVRHGRLRFVLPTRIGNVIISDEISNEDVSRCLASLN, encoded by the coding sequence ATGAGCACAGTGCAGGCAGCTGACTTGCAGGAACGCACAACAATCACGGTGTCCCTGGAGCGCAATCCCTACGACGTGATCATCGGCCGTTCGATGGTGAAAGACATCGGTTCTGCGCTGGCTGATCTACCCATTCGGTCAGGGACCAAAATTCTTGTGGTCAGCAATCCTGACGTCGCCAGGCCATATGGCGACAGCTGCCTGAGCGGACTCAGAGCGGCAGGCTTCAACCCCGTGCTACTGGAAATCGATGCGGGTGAAGAACGAAAAACCCTGCAAACACTGAGCTTGATCCTCGACAAGGCACAGCGGGAGGGTCTTGAACGCACCTCCCTGATGCTGGCGCTGGGAGGTGGCGTTGTCGGTGACATGACGGGCTTTGCAGCGGCATGCTGGCTGCGCGGCATTGGCATCGTCCAAGTCCCGACCACTCTTCTCTCGATGGTCGATGCCTCCATCGGTGGCAAGACCGGTGTGAACCATCCAAAGGGAAAGAATCTGATCGGAGCCTTCCACCAGCCACGCTTGGTGGTGATTGATCCTTTGACATTGAACACGCTCCCTGTGAGGGAATTCCGCGCTGGCATGGCGGAGGTGATCAAATACGGAGTGATCGGTGACCCCGACCTCTTCAGCCGTCTTGAGGAAGCCTCAGACCTCTCCAATCCTGCAGCCATGGATCCGACCTTGCTGCACGACATCCTTGTGCTTTCCGCGGAAGCCAAAGCTGCCGTTGTCGCCGACGATGAACGAGAAGGAGGCCAGCGCGCAATCCTCAATTACGGCCACACCTTTGGACATGTGGTGGAGACCCTGACGGGATACGGAACCTGGCTGCATGGTGAAGCCGTGGCGATCGGCATGGCGGCAGTTGGTCGCCTCGCCGTTCAGAAAGGTCTCTGGAGCGAAGCTGATCAACAGCGCCAGCTGAAACTCATCGAGAAGGCCGGTTTACCCGTGGCCTGGCCGTCCCTGGATCGGCAGGCTGCACTGCGGACCTTGCAAGGCGATAAAAAGGTCCGTCACGGGCGACTGCGTTTCGTCCTGCCGACCCGGATCGGCAACGTGATCATCAGTGACGAAATCAGCAACGAGGATGTCAGTCGCTGCCTTGCATCCCTCAACTGA
- a CDS encoding carbohydrate ABC transporter permease, translated as MNPASRPDRRTSLTAWAFLAPALTLLSLSVLIPAAMALLISFTQTGLDVSEPLKFIGLANLRRLAGDPMFYRVLGTTLIYLVGVVPPIVLGALALAVLVNRVLPGIHWLRAAFYTPVLVSIVVAAIAFRWLYAENGLINGWLEALIGSGFIPIDFLTNPLLALPAVMLVTLWKGLGYYMVIFLGGLQGISKELYEAAELDGSEGWRKHLDITLPLLRPYVTLVAVISAIAATKVFEEVFLMTQGGPADSTRTLVYYVYDQAFAELEISYACTVGLALFLIVLLLTAIKFAFSEERSLI; from the coding sequence ATGAACCCTGCCTCCAGGCCAGATCGGCGTACAAGCCTCACCGCCTGGGCTTTTCTTGCGCCTGCACTCACGCTGTTGAGTCTTTCCGTGCTGATTCCTGCCGCAATGGCTCTGTTGATCAGCTTTACGCAGACAGGGCTTGATGTGTCAGAGCCGCTGAAGTTTATCGGCTTGGCCAATCTGCGCAGGCTCGCTGGTGATCCGATGTTCTATCGGGTCTTAGGCACCACCCTCATTTACCTCGTGGGAGTGGTGCCTCCGATTGTTCTTGGTGCCCTGGCCTTGGCCGTTCTCGTCAATCGTGTCTTGCCTGGCATTCATTGGTTGAGAGCTGCGTTCTACACACCCGTGCTGGTGTCGATCGTCGTTGCAGCCATCGCCTTTCGTTGGCTCTATGCAGAGAACGGTCTGATCAATGGCTGGCTTGAAGCCTTGATCGGATCAGGTTTCATTCCCATCGACTTCCTGACCAATCCGTTGCTGGCGCTGCCTGCCGTGATGCTTGTGACCCTTTGGAAAGGACTGGGGTACTACATGGTGATCTTTCTCGGAGGCCTTCAAGGGATTTCCAAGGAGCTGTATGAGGCTGCTGAACTCGATGGCAGTGAGGGCTGGAGGAAACATCTCGATATCACGCTTCCGCTGTTGCGTCCTTACGTGACTCTGGTTGCAGTTATCTCAGCCATTGCTGCCACCAAAGTTTTTGAGGAGGTTTTTCTGATGACACAGGGAGGTCCCGCCGACTCAACCAGGACCCTCGTTTATTACGTATATGACCAGGCTTTTGCAGAGCTTGAGATCAGCTATGCCTGCACTGTCGGTCTTGCCCTATTCCTGATTGTTTTGCTGCTGACGGCGATCAAGTTCGCCTTCAGTGAGGAACGCTCACTGATCTAG
- a CDS encoding 5-(carboxyamino)imidazole ribonucleotide synthase, which yields MASAAGTIGVVGGGQLALMLCEAAKSREVDVIVQSASGQDPAMAVAQEQVSGAPTDVAATAELLKRCQHITFENEWIPVDALRALERDGAVFSPSLVSLLPLVNKLSQRRMLDDLAIPSPAWIGLDEINTDSPALPAGWTFPVMAKAAHGGYDGKGTCVIRDLKSLRKLLSSVSVEDWLLETWVTYERELALVVSRDQQGRIRSLPLVETHQKSQVCDWVLAPAPAEQLLEATAYNIAASLLTSLDYVGVMALEFFYGPAGLMVNEIAPRTHNSGHFSIEACSSSQFDQQLCITAGLPVPTTGLVVPGAIMVNLLGLRSEGVESLEKRLAALEAIPSSHLHWYGKKEKPGRKVGHVTVLLDQADAEARGLEAERLLKQIREIWPNPLN from the coding sequence ATGGCCAGCGCTGCCGGGACAATTGGAGTTGTTGGGGGTGGTCAACTCGCACTAATGCTCTGTGAAGCAGCGAAGTCGCGGGAGGTTGATGTGATCGTGCAGAGCGCATCTGGCCAGGATCCGGCGATGGCTGTCGCTCAGGAGCAGGTCTCAGGTGCACCAACTGATGTTGCTGCCACGGCTGAACTGTTGAAGCGCTGCCAGCACATCACCTTTGAGAATGAGTGGATACCCGTTGATGCCCTACGGGCATTGGAACGTGATGGGGCGGTGTTTTCTCCTTCCCTTGTCAGTCTGCTGCCGCTTGTGAACAAGCTGTCTCAGCGCCGCATGCTGGATGATCTGGCGATTCCAAGTCCAGCCTGGATTGGGCTGGATGAGATCAACACCGACTCACCGGCTCTTCCCGCCGGCTGGACGTTTCCCGTCATGGCCAAAGCGGCCCATGGCGGGTACGACGGCAAGGGAACCTGCGTGATCCGTGATCTCAAGTCTCTTCGCAAGCTCTTGAGCAGCGTTTCCGTCGAGGATTGGCTGCTGGAGACCTGGGTGACTTACGAGCGTGAGCTCGCTCTGGTCGTCAGTCGTGATCAGCAGGGACGAATCCGTAGCCTTCCACTGGTGGAAACGCATCAGAAGAGTCAGGTTTGTGACTGGGTTCTTGCTCCTGCTCCAGCGGAGCAACTGCTGGAAGCCACCGCTTACAACATTGCAGCGTCCTTGCTCACAAGCCTCGATTACGTGGGTGTGATGGCGCTGGAATTCTTTTACGGCCCTGCAGGTCTGATGGTGAATGAGATTGCGCCGCGGACGCACAATTCAGGTCACTTCTCGATTGAGGCGTGCAGCAGCAGTCAGTTTGATCAGCAGCTCTGCATTACTGCGGGTCTGCCGGTTCCGACAACCGGCCTTGTGGTGCCTGGCGCGATCATGGTGAATCTGCTTGGTCTGCGGTCTGAAGGCGTGGAATCCTTGGAGAAGCGGCTTGCTGCTCTGGAGGCCATCCCCAGCTCTCATCTGCATTGGTACGGCAAGAAAGAAAAGCCTGGAAGAAAGGTTGGTCATGTGACTGTGCTGCTTGACCAAGCCGATGCCGAAGCGCGTGGCCTGGAGGCTGAACGGCTTCTGAAGCAAATTCGTGAGATCTGGCCGAATCCCTTAAATTGA
- a CDS encoding DUF2103 domain-containing protein gives MGRLVITHSTYVEGLIPWLKVLARDPEIQTITPGVISRVRGHSSGLQLRVSIPVTGGFKMLARKGTSAQEVFVVTQLAKDELLKRIKTSSP, from the coding sequence GTGGGGCGCCTGGTCATTACGCACAGCACCTATGTGGAGGGGTTGATCCCCTGGCTAAAGGTTCTTGCCAGAGATCCGGAGATCCAGACGATCACTCCGGGCGTGATTTCCAGGGTGCGAGGTCATAGCTCAGGCCTTCAGTTACGCGTTTCAATACCGGTCACAGGCGGCTTCAAAATGCTGGCGCGCAAAGGCACGAGCGCGCAAGAAGTATTTGTCGTAACGCAACTCGCCAAAGATGAACTACTGAAGCGCATCAAGACGAGCAGTCCTTAA
- a CDS encoding BCD family MFS transporter → MGSARFIVLALRLGLFQACLGALSVLTLGIFNRLLIDEFEVPAALTALALGCQQLVAFSRIWFGQQSDRCRWKQLRRTPFIVGGAAAFCVLTWIAGHTVLWLAAASQSGSQADVIWRGLILALVFVLYGLAIAASSTPFAALLVDVSTEKQRPALVSIVWSMLMVGIVAGAILLSSFLGSSCATAELSNLISGVERLITVAPLVIFMLVVASIAGVEPRLKPDIGRHQSRLAATQEMSLSGAWTVLKGSPQVGYFFAVLSLFTFALFLQEAVLEPYGGAVFAMDLCTTTRLNAVWGIGTLLGIAATGFLITPRLGAQRTALTGGVLSALFVLMMVVAGLLASTPLFRAALFLFGVGAGISTNASLTLMLGLTSPLMAGTFIGVWGLAQAYARGLATISGGALLSLFGELTGSQNSFEAYAGVFVVQAVGLLAAGLLLLRVDTKLFQAKVEQALSSVLASELD, encoded by the coding sequence GTGGGATCAGCACGGTTCATCGTCCTTGCACTGCGCCTGGGCCTGTTTCAGGCTTGTCTTGGCGCTCTCTCGGTTCTGACCCTTGGCATCTTCAACAGGCTGCTGATCGATGAATTTGAGGTGCCTGCCGCCTTGACCGCCCTGGCTCTGGGCTGTCAACAGCTGGTTGCCTTTTCAAGAATCTGGTTCGGACAGCAATCGGATCGCTGCCGCTGGAAGCAATTGCGGCGCACTCCTTTCATTGTTGGCGGTGCAGCGGCGTTCTGCGTCCTGACATGGATTGCAGGCCACACCGTTCTCTGGCTCGCGGCAGCATCCCAATCCGGAAGTCAGGCCGATGTGATCTGGAGAGGATTGATCCTGGCTCTGGTGTTTGTGCTCTACGGCTTGGCCATTGCAGCCAGCTCCACGCCGTTTGCAGCGCTGCTGGTTGATGTGAGCACTGAAAAACAGCGACCTGCTCTGGTCTCCATCGTGTGGTCGATGCTGATGGTGGGGATCGTGGCGGGAGCGATTCTGCTGAGTTCGTTTCTTGGCTCCTCATGCGCCACAGCCGAGTTGAGCAATCTGATCTCCGGAGTGGAACGGTTGATCACGGTGGCTCCGCTGGTGATCTTCATGCTTGTCGTGGCTTCAATCGCAGGGGTAGAGCCACGCCTGAAGCCTGACATCGGCAGACACCAGTCACGACTAGCAGCCACTCAGGAAATGTCTCTAAGTGGCGCATGGACAGTGCTGAAAGGATCTCCACAGGTGGGATATTTCTTTGCTGTTCTGTCCCTGTTTACCTTCGCGTTGTTTCTCCAGGAAGCTGTCCTGGAGCCCTACGGCGGAGCCGTTTTCGCCATGGACCTTTGTACAACAACTCGGCTCAATGCCGTCTGGGGCATCGGAACATTGCTGGGCATTGCTGCAACAGGGTTCCTGATCACTCCACGCCTTGGAGCCCAACGGACAGCACTAACCGGTGGAGTGCTCTCAGCGCTGTTTGTACTGATGATGGTCGTCGCGGGGTTGCTGGCCTCAACTCCACTATTCCGAGCGGCATTGTTTCTGTTCGGAGTTGGAGCTGGGATTAGCACCAATGCAAGCCTCACGTTGATGCTCGGTCTGACCTCGCCACTGATGGCGGGAACTTTCATCGGTGTCTGGGGGCTTGCCCAGGCCTATGCGCGAGGGCTCGCCACGATTAGCGGCGGAGCGCTGCTTAGCCTGTTCGGAGAACTCACTGGATCACAAAACAGCTTTGAGGCTTACGCCGGAGTGTTTGTTGTTCAGGCTGTCGGTCTTCTAGCCGCAGGTCTGCTGCTTCTACGCGTGGACACAAAGCTGTTTCAAGCCAAAGTCGAACAAGCACTCAGCTCGGTTCTGGCCAGTGAGCTCGACTGA
- the clpS gene encoding ATP-dependent Clp protease adapter ClpS: MTSSSPGAATVLERQGTTQRYPQARVIVLDDDVNTFEHVVECLCKILPGMNADRAWALARRIDGEGRAEVWCGPLEQAELYHQQLGSEGLTMAPVERC; this comes from the coding sequence ATGACTTCGTCATCACCCGGTGCAGCAACGGTTCTTGAACGCCAGGGGACAACGCAGCGCTACCCACAAGCCCGAGTGATCGTGCTCGACGATGACGTCAACACGTTTGAGCATGTGGTGGAGTGCCTGTGCAAGATCCTTCCCGGCATGAATGCTGATCGGGCCTGGGCTCTGGCCAGACGCATCGACGGAGAAGGACGTGCCGAGGTCTGGTGTGGTCCCCTTGAACAGGCTGAGCTGTATCACCAACAGCTTGGTTCGGAAGGGTTGACGATGGCTCCAGTCGAACGCTGCTGA
- the petN gene encoding cytochrome b6-f complex subunit PetN: MLFTLGWASLAAVFSFSIAMVVWGRNGDGSINF, from the coding sequence ATGCTTTTCACCCTGGGCTGGGCTTCTCTCGCAGCTGTGTTCAGCTTTTCGATCGCCATGGTGGTGTGGGGTCGTAACGGTGACGGCTCCATTAATTTCTGA
- the psb29 gene encoding photosystem II biogenesis protein Psp29, which yields MTGSQTIADSKKAFHTAFPYVIPSLYRRTADELLVELHLLSHQTHFRMNALFAVGLCQVFQAFTKGYRPETQLDPMFAALCSCNGFDGDEIKALAQGSSKAVKGHTVDDVQAWLKSKGKGAPEPLASGLSAVTGDEFHYSRLVAVGLFSLLSEAQGNKSDDPEELSNTVHAIGEEIGLSRPRLEKDLGLYRSNLEKMVQAVELMEETLASERRKRERQKAEKAAKN from the coding sequence TTGACTGGGTCCCAGACGATCGCTGACAGCAAGAAAGCCTTTCACACAGCTTTCCCTTACGTCATTCCTTCGCTGTATCGACGAACAGCCGATGAGCTTCTGGTGGAACTACACCTGCTGAGTCATCAAACTCACTTCCGGATGAATGCGTTGTTCGCCGTTGGCCTGTGTCAGGTCTTCCAGGCCTTCACGAAGGGATATCGCCCGGAAACACAACTCGACCCAATGTTTGCGGCTCTCTGCAGCTGCAATGGGTTTGACGGCGATGAAATCAAGGCTCTCGCGCAAGGGAGCAGCAAGGCCGTCAAGGGACACACCGTTGACGATGTCCAGGCCTGGTTGAAATCAAAGGGGAAAGGTGCGCCAGAACCACTGGCAAGTGGACTTTCAGCAGTGACCGGAGATGAATTCCACTACTCACGTCTGGTTGCCGTTGGATTATTCAGCCTGCTCTCCGAAGCTCAGGGAAACAAAAGTGATGATCCAGAGGAACTGAGCAATACCGTTCACGCCATCGGTGAGGAGATCGGATTATCTCGCCCCCGACTGGAGAAGGATTTGGGGCTCTATCGCAGCAACCTCGAAAAGATGGTTCAGGCCGTTGAGCTCATGGAGGAAACGCTTGCTTCTGAACGACGCAAGCGTGAGCGACAGAAGGCTGAAAAAGCTGCCAAGAATTAG
- the clpP gene encoding ATP-dependent Clp endopeptidase proteolytic subunit ClpP, producing the protein MIPIVIEESGRGERAFDIYSRLLRERIIFLGEAVTSESANRIVAQLLFLEAEDPEKDIYLYINSPGGSVYDGLGIFDTMQHVKPDVQTVCVGLAASMGAFLLCAGAKGKRSSLQHSRIMIHQPLGGARGQASDIRIQADEILFLKDRLNKELADRTSQPLDKIQADTDRDFFMSPSEAKDYGLIDSVIDKRPVHSV; encoded by the coding sequence ATGATCCCCATCGTCATTGAGGAATCCGGACGCGGGGAAAGGGCGTTTGATATTTATTCGCGCTTGCTGCGCGAGCGAATCATCTTTCTTGGTGAAGCTGTTACCAGCGAGTCAGCAAACAGGATCGTTGCTCAGTTGCTGTTCCTCGAAGCAGAGGACCCCGAAAAGGACATCTACCTGTACATCAATTCACCGGGAGGTTCTGTCTACGACGGTCTCGGTATCTTTGACACCATGCAGCACGTCAAGCCCGATGTACAGACGGTTTGTGTCGGCCTTGCTGCAAGCATGGGTGCTTTTCTCCTTTGTGCGGGTGCCAAAGGGAAACGAAGCAGTCTTCAGCATTCTCGAATCATGATTCACCAGCCCCTTGGTGGTGCAAGGGGTCAGGCCAGCGATATTCGTATTCAGGCCGACGAAATCCTGTTCTTGAAGGATCGTTTGAACAAGGAACTTGCTGACAGAACCAGTCAGCCTCTCGACAAGATTCAGGCCGACACTGACCGCGATTTCTTTATGTCCCCATCTGAAGCGAAGGACTATGGATTGATCGATAGCGTGATCGATAAGAGGCCCGTTCATTCAGTGTGA